CGCGTCCTTGGCGGCGGGCGCGACGCTGTCCTCCAGGTCGAGGATGACGCCGTCGGCGCCCGATCCGACAGCCTTCTCGACCTTGCGGGCCGAATCGGCCGGGGCGAAGAGCAAGGAGCGCAGCCTCATCGGGTCGTCTCCGTCCGGCCGATCTCGGCGGCGATGTCGGCCTCGTCCTGGCCGAGGGAAGGGGCGAGGCGCCGGATCCGCCCGGGCGTGCGCGACAGGCGAGGGAAGGGCGCGTGCATCGGCACCGCGCCGTGCTCCGGATCTTCGACCTCGACGAGGACGCCGCGGCCCTTCACGTGCGGATCCTCGGCGAAGCCCGCCGGATCGTAGACCGGGCCGACCGTGACTTCCGCCGCCTCGAAGTAGGCGAGGTTGTCGGCGAGATCGCGCTCGGCGATGAAGCCGCCGACGATCGCGTCGACCTCCTCGACATTGTCGAGCCGGGCGGAGTTGGTGGCGAAGCGCGGGTCGGCGATCATCTCGGGCCGGCCGATCGCGCGAAACAGCCGGGCGGCCATCTCTTGCGTCGAGGCCGAGAGCGCCAGCCACTCGCCGTCGCGGGTGCGGTAGACGTTGCGCGGCGCGGTGATGCTGACCCGGTTGCCGATGCGCGAGGGCACCCGCCCGGTCAGCCGGTGGATCGCGGCGTCGGGCCCGAGGGTCGCGTGCAGCGGCTCCAGCAGCGACAGGTCGACGACCTGCCCGGCGCCGTCCGGGCGTTCCGCCACCCGCAGGGCCGCGAGCGTGGCGAAGGCCCCCGACAGGCCCGCCACCATGTCGGCGAGCGCGAGGTTCGGCAGGGCCGGCGGCTTGTCGGAAAAGCCGTTCTTGGCGGCGAATCCGCTCATCGCCTCGATGAGCGAACCGAAACCCGGGCGCTGGGCATAGGGGCCCGTCTGCCCGAACCCGCTGACCCGGACGATCACCAACTTCGGGTTGAGCCCGAGCAGGACCTCCGGCGAGAAACCCGCCGCCTCCATCACGCCGGGCCGGAACCCCTCGATCAGAACTTGGGCAGTGGGCACCAGGCGGCGCAAGGCGGCCTTGCCCTCGGGCTCGCGCAGGTCGAGGCGGATCGAGCGCTTGTTGCGGCCGTAGACCTTCCACCAGGCCGGGATGCCATCGTCCTGCCAGTGCCGGAGCGGGTCGCCCCGGTCGGGTTCGAGCTTGATCACGTCGGCGCCGAAATCGGCCAGTTGCAGGCTCAGCATGTTGCCGGCGACGAGGCGCGAGAGGTCCAGCACCCGGATCCCGGCGAGCGGTCCGTCGGCGGCGGGCGCAGCGCTCATCGGCAGCCCCGGTCGAGAGCGGCGTGTCGCCACCAGCGCGTCCTGCGGACCATCCGTGCCTCCCCGGCGAATCTTGCTTGGGGAGTATCCTGTCCGAGGGAGCGGCCGCGATCGAGACGGATTTTTTGGGTGGCTATCGGGAAAGCTTATGGC
This is a stretch of genomic DNA from Methylobacterium sp. 17Sr1-1. It encodes these proteins:
- a CDS encoding CoA transferase; this translates as MSAAPAADGPLAGIRVLDLSRLVAGNMLSLQLADFGADVIKLEPDRGDPLRHWQDDGIPAWWKVYGRNKRSIRLDLREPEGKAALRRLVPTAQVLIEGFRPGVMEAAGFSPEVLLGLNPKLVIVRVSGFGQTGPYAQRPGFGSLIEAMSGFAAKNGFSDKPPALPNLALADMVAGLSGAFATLAALRVAERPDGAGQVVDLSLLEPLHATLGPDAAIHRLTGRVPSRIGNRVSITAPRNVYRTRDGEWLALSASTQEMAARLFRAIGRPEMIADPRFATNSARLDNVEEVDAIVGGFIAERDLADNLAYFEAAEVTVGPVYDPAGFAEDPHVKGRGVLVEVEDPEHGAVPMHAPFPRLSRTPGRIRRLAPSLGQDEADIAAEIGRTETTR